Proteins from a genomic interval of Trifolium pratense cultivar HEN17-A07 linkage group LG6, ARS_RC_1.1, whole genome shotgun sequence:
- the LOC123888791 gene encoding uncharacterized protein LOC123888791 isoform X3 — MESEEFAALNHHGFRCFIKKNYLSFEDHRTDEDEEKEFREIMYWDEETMIRPGVHLSSDTIDIGDSLWTYNYSRKGTKLEMSFRLDQSNKLTTIADVLVTVVHQHDPSILLVLSKEVTKGGSIRCNHPQVCQTTNGFMDSSGAVCIRLQIQFRPNKPTIHSFHRHFRLQLYWFKKKMIDKVFSEVTKSLTTTYDQCKKGVSDSRWKRYLVEASKDFSLNKDIFWKGLLDRCKGDYFLVDIVNSGSKLLLNKEPPQLIKAGKDDFHLIGSFDDLLSHTLRLDYLTIHQLDAENLTIEGVREFEDCLLKNGRFVFQCFFINHKFKQSFKQYLEHTNPDLKMDEGTFSAHAKCDFCEYRSQK, encoded by the exons ATGGAGTCGGAGGAATTTGCAGCCCTGAATCATCATGGCTTTCGATGTTTCATTAAGAAGAATTATCTTAGTTTTGAGGATCATAGGACTGATGAAGACGAGGAGAAGGAGTTTCGTGAAATAATGTATTGGGATGAGGAAACAATGATTCGTCCTGGTGTACATTTATCATCTGACACCATTGATATCGGAGACTCACTCTG GACTTACAATTATTCGAGAAAAGGGACAAAGTTGGAAATGTCCTTTAGACTTGATCAGAGTAATAAGCTGACAACAATTGCTGATGTTCTAGTTACAGTAGTTCACCAACATGATCCTTCAATATTGCTTGTCTTAAGTAAAGAGGTTACTAAAGGTGGTAGTATTAGATGTAATCATCCACAAGTTTGTCAAACTACAAACGGATTTATGGATAGTTCTGGGGCTGTTTGTATCCGGCTTCAGATTCAGTTCAGACC cAATAAGCCTACTATTCATTCTTTCCATCGACATTTTAGACTGCAATTATACTGGTTTAAGAAGAAAATGATTGACAAAGTATTTTCTGAAGTGACAAAGTCTTTAACCACCACATATGACCAGTGCAAGAAGGGTGTATCTGATTCTAGATGGAAAAG ATATTTGGTAGAGGCTAGTAAGGACTTTTCCCTGAACAAAGATATATTCTGGAAGGGCTTATTGGATCGTTGTAAAGGGGACTATTTTCTGGTAGACATTGTTAATTCTGGTTCTAAACTGTTACTCAACAAGGAACCCCCACAGCTAATCAAAGCTGGTAAAGATGATTTTCACTTAATTGGTAGTTTTGATGATTTGCTAAGTCACACTTTACGACTGGACTACTTGACTATACACCAGTTAGATGCTGAGAATTTAACCATTGAAGGTGTAAGGGAATTTGAGGATTGTCTGTTAAAGAATGGCAGATTTGTTTTCCAATGTTTTTTCATCAACCATAAATTCAAGCAAAGCTTTAAGCAGTATCTGGAACATACTAATCCTGATCTAAAAATGGATGAag GAACCTTCTCAGCCCATgcaaaatgtgatttttgtgaGTACCGATCCCAAAAGTAG
- the LOC123888791 gene encoding uncharacterized protein LOC123888791 isoform X1: MESEEFAALNHHGFRCFIKKNYLSFEDHRTDEDEEKEFREIMYWDEETMIRPGVHLSSDTIDIGDSLWTYNYSRKGTKLEMSFRLDQSNKLTTIADVLVTVVHQHDPSILLVLSKEVTKGGSIRCNHPQVCQTTNGFMDSSGAVCIRLQIQFRPNKPTIHSFHRHFRLQLYWFKKKMIDKVFSEVTKSLTTTYDQCKKGVSDSRWKRYLVEASKDFSLNKDIFWKGLLDRCKGDYFLVDIVNSGSKLLLNKEPPQLIKAGKDDFHLIGSFDDLLSHTLRLDYLTIHQLDAENLTIEGVREFEDCLLKNGRFVFQCFFINHKFKQSFKQYLEHTNPDLLECLEPSQPMQNVIFVSTDPKSSTTETSNEVLNNRTSLSGNAEITAEQRARMYGSK, from the exons ATGGAGTCGGAGGAATTTGCAGCCCTGAATCATCATGGCTTTCGATGTTTCATTAAGAAGAATTATCTTAGTTTTGAGGATCATAGGACTGATGAAGACGAGGAGAAGGAGTTTCGTGAAATAATGTATTGGGATGAGGAAACAATGATTCGTCCTGGTGTACATTTATCATCTGACACCATTGATATCGGAGACTCACTCTG GACTTACAATTATTCGAGAAAAGGGACAAAGTTGGAAATGTCCTTTAGACTTGATCAGAGTAATAAGCTGACAACAATTGCTGATGTTCTAGTTACAGTAGTTCACCAACATGATCCTTCAATATTGCTTGTCTTAAGTAAAGAGGTTACTAAAGGTGGTAGTATTAGATGTAATCATCCACAAGTTTGTCAAACTACAAACGGATTTATGGATAGTTCTGGGGCTGTTTGTATCCGGCTTCAGATTCAGTTCAGACC cAATAAGCCTACTATTCATTCTTTCCATCGACATTTTAGACTGCAATTATACTGGTTTAAGAAGAAAATGATTGACAAAGTATTTTCTGAAGTGACAAAGTCTTTAACCACCACATATGACCAGTGCAAGAAGGGTGTATCTGATTCTAGATGGAAAAG ATATTTGGTAGAGGCTAGTAAGGACTTTTCCCTGAACAAAGATATATTCTGGAAGGGCTTATTGGATCGTTGTAAAGGGGACTATTTTCTGGTAGACATTGTTAATTCTGGTTCTAAACTGTTACTCAACAAGGAACCCCCACAGCTAATCAAAGCTGGTAAAGATGATTTTCACTTAATTGGTAGTTTTGATGATTTGCTAAGTCACACTTTACGACTGGACTACTTGACTATACACCAGTTAGATGCTGAGAATTTAACCATTGAAGGTGTAAGGGAATTTGAGGATTGTCTGTTAAAGAATGGCAGATTTGTTTTCCAATGTTTTTTCATCAACCATAAATTCAAGCAAAGCTTTAAGCAGTATCTGGAACATACTAATCCTGAT CTACTAGAATGTCTG GAACCTTCTCAGCCCATgcaaaatgtgatttttgtgaGTACCGATCCCAAAAGTAGCACAACTGAGACATCAAATGAAGTCCTAAATAATAGAACCAGTCTGTCCGGCAATGCTGAGATAACAGCAGAGCAGAGAGCCCGTATGTATGGAAGCAAATAG
- the LOC123888791 gene encoding uncharacterized protein LOC123888791 isoform X2, protein MESEEFAALNHHGFRCFIKKNYLSFEDHRTDEDEEKEFREIMYWDEETMIRPGVHLSSDTIDIGDSLWTYNYSRKGTKLEMSFRLDQSNKLTTIADVLVTVVHQHDPSILLVLSKEVTKGGSIRCNHPQVCQTTNGFMDSSGAVCIRLQIQFRPNKPTIHSFHRHFRLQLYWFKKKMIDKVFSEVTKSLTTTYDQCKKGVSDSRWKRYLVEASKDFSLNKDIFWKGLLDRCKGDYFLVDIVNSGSKLLLNKEPPQLIKAGKDDFHLIGSFDDLLSHTLRLDYLTIHQLDAENLTIEGVREFEDCLLKNGRFVFQCFFINHKFKQSFKQYLEHTNPDLKMDEGKKIRNWSRSALGTFSAHAKCDFCEYRSQK, encoded by the exons ATGGAGTCGGAGGAATTTGCAGCCCTGAATCATCATGGCTTTCGATGTTTCATTAAGAAGAATTATCTTAGTTTTGAGGATCATAGGACTGATGAAGACGAGGAGAAGGAGTTTCGTGAAATAATGTATTGGGATGAGGAAACAATGATTCGTCCTGGTGTACATTTATCATCTGACACCATTGATATCGGAGACTCACTCTG GACTTACAATTATTCGAGAAAAGGGACAAAGTTGGAAATGTCCTTTAGACTTGATCAGAGTAATAAGCTGACAACAATTGCTGATGTTCTAGTTACAGTAGTTCACCAACATGATCCTTCAATATTGCTTGTCTTAAGTAAAGAGGTTACTAAAGGTGGTAGTATTAGATGTAATCATCCACAAGTTTGTCAAACTACAAACGGATTTATGGATAGTTCTGGGGCTGTTTGTATCCGGCTTCAGATTCAGTTCAGACC cAATAAGCCTACTATTCATTCTTTCCATCGACATTTTAGACTGCAATTATACTGGTTTAAGAAGAAAATGATTGACAAAGTATTTTCTGAAGTGACAAAGTCTTTAACCACCACATATGACCAGTGCAAGAAGGGTGTATCTGATTCTAGATGGAAAAG ATATTTGGTAGAGGCTAGTAAGGACTTTTCCCTGAACAAAGATATATTCTGGAAGGGCTTATTGGATCGTTGTAAAGGGGACTATTTTCTGGTAGACATTGTTAATTCTGGTTCTAAACTGTTACTCAACAAGGAACCCCCACAGCTAATCAAAGCTGGTAAAGATGATTTTCACTTAATTGGTAGTTTTGATGATTTGCTAAGTCACACTTTACGACTGGACTACTTGACTATACACCAGTTAGATGCTGAGAATTTAACCATTGAAGGTGTAAGGGAATTTGAGGATTGTCTGTTAAAGAATGGCAGATTTGTTTTCCAATGTTTTTTCATCAACCATAAATTCAAGCAAAGCTTTAAGCAGTATCTGGAACATACTAATCCTGATCTAAAAATGGATGAaggtaaaaaaataagaaactgGAGCAGATCTGCACTCG GAACCTTCTCAGCCCATgcaaaatgtgatttttgtgaGTACCGATCCCAAAAGTAG
- the LOC123888792 gene encoding chitin elicitor receptor kinase 1-like: MCFNYTMKSIKFRLSLLFLLLISKSFITESKCTKTCDLALASYNIQKGSNLTYISSIMKSKVVSKPEDIFSYNNDTLQSPDSLLVDSRVNVPFPCDCINDEFLGHTFLYEIHRGDTYASIAEFTFSNLTTKKSIERDNDYSPDNIPVDGTLNVTVNCSCGNREVSKDYGLFITYPLSPNDTLESIAKDTKLDAELLQRYNPSVNFSQGIGLVFIPGKDKNGVYVPLPSSPR; this comes from the exons ATGTGTTTCAATTACACAATGAAATCAATCAAATTCAGATTATCACTCTTATTCTTGTTACTGATCTCTAAATCCTTCATTACAGAATCAAAATGTACCAAAACTTGTGACTTAGCTTTAGCTTCTTACAATATACAAAAAGGTTCAAACTTAACATATATTTCATCCATCATGAAATCCAAGGTTGTTTCAAAACCTGAAGATATTTTCAGCTACAACAATGACACATTACAAAGCCCAGATTCTCTCCTAGTAGATTCAAGAGTGAATGTTCCCTTTCCATGTGATTGCATCAATGATGAGTTCCTTGGTCACACTTTTCTATATGAGATTCACCGAGGAGATACATATGCTTCAATTGCTGAATTCACTTTTAGCAATTTGACCACTAAGAAGAGCATCGAAAGAGACAACGATTATAGTCCAGATAATATTCCGGTTGATGGAACTCTTAATGTTACTGTTAACTGTTCATGTGGGAACAGAGAGGTTTCTAAGGATTATGGTTTGTTCATCACATACCCTCTTAGTCCTAACGACACTTTGGAGTCTATTGCAAAGGATACCAAACTTGATGCTGAGTTGCTTCAGAGGTACAACCCTAGTGTGAATTTCAGCCAAGGAATTGGTCTTGTTTTTATTCCTGGAAAAg ATAAAAATGGAGTTTATGTTCCCTTGCCCTCTAGCCCTAG aTGA
- the LOC123892377 gene encoding uncharacterized protein LOC123892377, giving the protein MAQRERPLKDYAVPSEEEPHSSIAPPNIEARNFELKPALLQIVQQNQFSGSPTEDPNLHLSVFVQCADTIKANGVEPEAIRLRLFPFSLRDRARAWLQALPSNSITTWNELKKQFLARYFPPSKTAMLRAQINGFRQKDGESLFEAWERYKDMMRLCPHHGLEQWLIIHTFYNGLLYNTRLTIDAAAGGALMDKPYQEATQLIENMAQNHYQWGSERAAIEKSQTKGGMYEVSSIDHVNAKIEALSQKIESLTLSPAATIAAVQPNCELCGVPGHITSECQLLAGLDQANYVQGNPYPNTYNPGWKNHPSLSYKNNNDLFAPNTPPGFQNQIGAPVAPVAPQKSNFELMMENFVLAQTQQNKEFMNQNIHTNELIKQLANKIDSISTHNKMLETQISQVAQQQAAIVAPAGTLLGQPQSNPKCHINAITLRSGTELEDPVAKRVRARDLEKNVEKDSKSVTNKDTEREPIAVEDGQKLKLKEVIENDQEKPYEPPPPYKPPIPYPQRLAKSKNPGQFEKFIEMLKKLHIDIPFIEAITQIPSYAKFLKEILSNKRKMEDIGQVECNAISENKLAPKLEDPGNFSIPCVVGRYVIDKALCDLGASVSLMPLSICKRLGLGDLKPTKMSLQLADRSIKYPLGILENVSVRIGQLFIPTDFVIMDIREDIDIPILLGRPFLATAGAIINVKKGKLTFEVGDEKIEFILSQFTKGPTFKNSCCRLEKVEGHIDKPTYEQVPPDILKSHPVNDIFQNTKHKEGEDYENMLGGFRDTHDQIFKECQMLAHGKIHTVEKKLPPPLTRKKAKGKAPIRWLDVFKWISKDVEYSVKDISLKEAPS; this is encoded by the coding sequence ATGGCTCAACGTGAACGTCCTCTCAAGGACTATGCCGTTCCCTCCGAAGAGGAACCTCATTCGAGTATCGCGCCCCCTAACATCGAAGCAAGGAACTTCGAATTGAAACCCGCGCTGTTGCAAATCGTGCAACAAAACCAATTCTCTGGTTCGCCGACGGAGGATCCGAACCTCCACCTCTCGGTGTTTGTGCAGTGCGCAGACACTATAAAAGCCAATGGTGTCGAACCCGAAGCAATACGACTTCGTCTTTTCCCGTTCTCTTTAAGAGACAGAGCTAGAGCTTGGCTTCAAGCTTTACCTTCGAACTCCATCACTACATGGAACGAATTGAAGAAGCAATTCTTGGCCAGATATTTCCCGCCAAGCAAGACAGCTATGTTAAGAGCCCAAATCAACGGATTTAGGCAAAAAGATGGAGAATCACTCTTCGAAGCTTGGGAAAGATACAAGGATATGATGAGACTCTGTCCACACCACGGTTTAGAACAATGGCTTATAATTCATACATTCTATAATGGGCTGCTATATAACACTAGACTTACCATAGATGCGGCCGCCGGCGGAGCACTGATGGATAAACCTTACCAAGAAGCCACCCAGCTTATAGAAAACATGGCCCAAAACCATTATCAATGGGGAAGTGAACGCGCTGCCATAGAGAAATCCCAGACGAAAGGCGGTATGTACGAAGTAAGCAGCATAGACCATGTCAATGCCAAAATAGAAGCCCTTTCTCAAAAGATAGAGAGTTTAACTCTATCTCCCGCCGCTACCATAGCCGCAGTACAACCGAACTGCGAACTATGTGGAGTTCCTGGACACATAACCTCTGAATGTCAATTATTGGCCGGACTCGACCAAGCAAATTATGTGCAAGGAAACCCGTACCCCAACACGTACAACCCCGGGTGGAAAAATCATCCAAGCCTCTCCTATAAGAATAATAATGATTTATTTGCGCCTAACACTCCACCAGGCTTCCAAAACCAAATAGGAGCCCCTGTTGCTCCCGTTGCCCCTCAAAAGTCAAACTTTGAACTTATGATGGAGAATTTTGTCCTAGCTCAGACTCAACAAAATAAGGAATTCATGAACCAAAATATTCACACTAATGAGTTGATTAAGCAATTAGCTAACAAAATCGATTCCATTTCCACTCATAATAAGATGCTAGAAACTCAGATTTCTCAAGTGGCTCAACAACAGGCAGCTATAGTTGCCCCAGCCGGAACATTACTCGGCCAACCGCAATCAAATCCCAAGTGCCACATTAACGCTATAACGCTGCGAAGTGGAACAGAGTTAGAAGATCCCGTTGCTAAAAGAGTTAGAGCGAGAGACTTAGAAAAAAATGTAGAGAAAGACTCAAAGAGTGTAACTAACAAGGACACTGAGAGAGAACCAATAGCAGTGGAGGATGGACAAAAATTGAAGCTTAAAGAGGTGATTGAGAATGATCAAGAAAAACCATATGAACCCCCTCCTCCTTACAAGCCTCCTATCCCATATCCTCAAAGACTTGCAAAATCTAAGAATCCGGGACAGTTTGAGAAGTTTATCGAAATGCTCAAAAAGCTTCATATTGACATACCCTTTATTGAGGCTATAACCCAGATACCTTCCTATGCcaaattcttaaaagaaattctttcaaacaagcgaaagatggaagacattgGGCAAGTGGAATGCAATGCAATTAGTGAAAACAAGCTAGCCCCAAAACTCGAGGACCCAGGAAACTTTTCTATTCCTTGCGTTGTTGGTAGATATGTCATAGATAAAGCCCTTTGTGATCTAGGAGCAAGTGTAAGTTTGATGCCTCTATCTATCTGCAAGAGGCTCGGACTTGGAGACTTAAAACCTACTAAGATGTCCTTACAGTTGGCTGACAGATCTATCAAATACCCATTAGGAATACTGGAAAATGTTTCAGTAAGGATCGGCCAACTGTTTATCCCTACTGATTTTGTGATCATGGACATCAGGGAAGACATTGATATTCCCATTCTGTTAGGTAGACCTTTCTTAGCTACTGCGGGCGCTATAATAAATGTAAAGAAAGGGAAGCTTACCTTTGAGGTTGGGGATGAGAAAATCGAGTTTATACTGTCTCAATTCACGAAAGGCCCCACCTTCAAGAACTCTTGTTGTAGACTCGAAAAAGTTGAAGGACATATCGATAAACCCACCTATGAACAAGTCCCTCCCGACATACTAAAATCCCACCCAGTAAATGATATCTTCCAGAACACGAAACACAAAGAGGGTGAGGATTATGAGAATATGCTAGGTGGATTTCGTGATACTCATGACCAGATTTTTAAAGAATGCCAAATGCTGGCACATGGGAAGATTCACACAGTGGAGAAGAAACTCCCACCTCCTCTCACCAGAAAGAAAGCAAAAGGGAAAGCACCTATTAGATGGTTGGATGTGTTCAAATGGATCTCTAAGGATGTTGAGTACAGTGTTAAGGATATCAGTCTGAAAGAGGCGCCCTCTTGA
- the LOC123888791 gene encoding uncharacterized protein LOC123888791 isoform X4 — MESEEFAALNHHGFRCFIKKNYLSFEDHRTDEDEEKEFREIMYWDEETMIRPGVHLSSDTIDIGDSLWTYNYSRKGTKLEMSFRLDQSNKLTTIADVLVTVVHQHDPSILLVLSKEVTKGGSIRCNHPQVCQTTNGFMDSSGAVCIRLQIQFRPNKPTIHSFHRHFRLQLYWFKKKMIDKVFSEVTKSLTTTYDQCKKGVSDSRWKRYLVEASKDFSLNKDIFWKGLLDRCKGDYFLVDIVNSGSKLLLNKEPPQLIKAGKDDFHLIGSFDDLLSHTLRLDYLTIHQLDAENLTIEGVREFEDCLLKNGRFVFQCFFINHKFKQSFKQYLEHTNPDLLE, encoded by the exons ATGGAGTCGGAGGAATTTGCAGCCCTGAATCATCATGGCTTTCGATGTTTCATTAAGAAGAATTATCTTAGTTTTGAGGATCATAGGACTGATGAAGACGAGGAGAAGGAGTTTCGTGAAATAATGTATTGGGATGAGGAAACAATGATTCGTCCTGGTGTACATTTATCATCTGACACCATTGATATCGGAGACTCACTCTG GACTTACAATTATTCGAGAAAAGGGACAAAGTTGGAAATGTCCTTTAGACTTGATCAGAGTAATAAGCTGACAACAATTGCTGATGTTCTAGTTACAGTAGTTCACCAACATGATCCTTCAATATTGCTTGTCTTAAGTAAAGAGGTTACTAAAGGTGGTAGTATTAGATGTAATCATCCACAAGTTTGTCAAACTACAAACGGATTTATGGATAGTTCTGGGGCTGTTTGTATCCGGCTTCAGATTCAGTTCAGACC cAATAAGCCTACTATTCATTCTTTCCATCGACATTTTAGACTGCAATTATACTGGTTTAAGAAGAAAATGATTGACAAAGTATTTTCTGAAGTGACAAAGTCTTTAACCACCACATATGACCAGTGCAAGAAGGGTGTATCTGATTCTAGATGGAAAAG ATATTTGGTAGAGGCTAGTAAGGACTTTTCCCTGAACAAAGATATATTCTGGAAGGGCTTATTGGATCGTTGTAAAGGGGACTATTTTCTGGTAGACATTGTTAATTCTGGTTCTAAACTGTTACTCAACAAGGAACCCCCACAGCTAATCAAAGCTGGTAAAGATGATTTTCACTTAATTGGTAGTTTTGATGATTTGCTAAGTCACACTTTACGACTGGACTACTTGACTATACACCAGTTAGATGCTGAGAATTTAACCATTGAAGGTGTAAGGGAATTTGAGGATTGTCTGTTAAAGAATGGCAGATTTGTTTTCCAATGTTTTTTCATCAACCATAAATTCAAGCAAAGCTTTAAGCAGTATCTGGAACATACTAATCCTGAT CTACTAGAAT GA
- the LOC123888791 gene encoding uncharacterized protein LOC123888791 isoform X5 has product MESEEFAALNHHGFRCFIKKNYLSFEDHRTDEDEEKEFREIMYWDEETMIRPGVHLSSDTIDIGDSLWTYNYSRKGTKLEMSFRLDQSNKLTTIADVLVTVVHQHDPSILLVLSKEVTKGGSIRCNHPQVCQTTNGFMDSSGAVCIRLQIQFRPNKPTIHSFHRHFRLQLYWFKKKMIDKVFSEVTKSLTTTYDQCKKGVSDSRWKRYLVEASKDFSLNKDIFWKGLLDRCKGDYFLVDIVNSGSKLLLNKEPPQLIKAGTFSAHAKCDFCEYRSQK; this is encoded by the exons ATGGAGTCGGAGGAATTTGCAGCCCTGAATCATCATGGCTTTCGATGTTTCATTAAGAAGAATTATCTTAGTTTTGAGGATCATAGGACTGATGAAGACGAGGAGAAGGAGTTTCGTGAAATAATGTATTGGGATGAGGAAACAATGATTCGTCCTGGTGTACATTTATCATCTGACACCATTGATATCGGAGACTCACTCTG GACTTACAATTATTCGAGAAAAGGGACAAAGTTGGAAATGTCCTTTAGACTTGATCAGAGTAATAAGCTGACAACAATTGCTGATGTTCTAGTTACAGTAGTTCACCAACATGATCCTTCAATATTGCTTGTCTTAAGTAAAGAGGTTACTAAAGGTGGTAGTATTAGATGTAATCATCCACAAGTTTGTCAAACTACAAACGGATTTATGGATAGTTCTGGGGCTGTTTGTATCCGGCTTCAGATTCAGTTCAGACC cAATAAGCCTACTATTCATTCTTTCCATCGACATTTTAGACTGCAATTATACTGGTTTAAGAAGAAAATGATTGACAAAGTATTTTCTGAAGTGACAAAGTCTTTAACCACCACATATGACCAGTGCAAGAAGGGTGTATCTGATTCTAGATGGAAAAG ATATTTGGTAGAGGCTAGTAAGGACTTTTCCCTGAACAAAGATATATTCTGGAAGGGCTTATTGGATCGTTGTAAAGGGGACTATTTTCTGGTAGACATTGTTAATTCTGGTTCTAAACTGTTACTCAACAAGGAACCCCCACAGCTAATCAAAGCTG GAACCTTCTCAGCCCATgcaaaatgtgatttttgtgaGTACCGATCCCAAAAGTAG